The following DNA comes from Photobacterium sp. DA100.
TTCTGCTCTTCGATTAGTTCTGCATAAGACATGGGGAAACTCCACCTATGGAATAAATTCGAACGCAAATATCGCACGGATCGCAATAAAATACCAAATGAAATATCCCTCTCCCTGAAACTTGATATTTATCAAACTAACGATAAATATATTTCGAGCGGTGATGAAGCGAGAAAATGCATAATATTCCCCGATATGCGCTTTAAGCGAATAAACACAAAACCCTCAATAGCATATTCACCCATAAAACCCAGAGAAATACCCTGAGCACTCTGTTTACCGATAGGTGGGCGGTATGAAAGCGCCAAAAAAATGTGAACAATCCCAAAGATATACTGCGCTCGGCGGCATAAAATTCACTGGCAACAAACAAATAGAGCCACGGCAAAGACTGATGGCCATTATATAAGCATACGAGAGATACGATCATGAGTAACTTCTACCACGGCCCTGAGCCAGGGAGACGGCGCCGCAGCCAGCTGCGTCGTCCCCGTAGGACACTCACCCACCTGACAACAGCATTGGACGGCATTGCGCCGACGGAGTCCTTTGCGGTGCCAGAGTGCGAGTGTACGGCTCCGACATCTCACCCAACATTGACACCCCCTATCCAAGCTGCCTCGCCAGCAAGGATAAACAACCTATAAACCATTTCCGTTAGCTATTGCTAATGCCTGGTTCTGCCTGCTCCGGCGTCATGTCGGCGAGCCCTGTCATGCCTAACGGCAGGCCTGGTAGATGAATCACCCTTGTATTTGGATGTACAAGGGCAAGGAGAAAACAATGACAACCGAAACAATGAAACCGGAAGAAAAAGGCGGCTTCTTCGCCAACTTTAAATTCCCTTCTGCCTATACCATTTTATTTGCCCTTATTGCCCTCGTCGCATTGATGACCTGGATCGTACCGGCTGGCCAGTATGACCGTGTCATGAATGAAGACCTGGGCAAAGAAGTACCAGTTACCGGAACTTACCACGCAGTAGAGAGCAACCCGCAAGGTGTCGTAGATGTCCTACTGGCTCCTATCGATGGCTTCTACGATCACAACACCTATGAAGCAGCGGCTATCGATGTCTCACTGTTCATTCTGGTCATCGGTGGCTTCCTTGGCCTAGTGACCAAAACCGGTGCGATTGACGCAGGTATCGAACGGGTTACCGCCCGACTGCAGGGCCGGGAAGAATTGATGATCCCGATCCTGATGGCACTCTTTGCCGCCGGCGGTACTATCTATGGTATGGCTGAAGAGTCCCTGCCGTTCTATACCCTGCTGGTGCCTGTGATGATGGCCGCCCGCTTCGACCCAGTAGTTGCCGCTGCAACCGTACTGCTTGGTGCCGGTATCGGTACCCTGGGTTCAACCATCAACCCATTTGCTACAGTTATCGCTGCCAACGCGGCCGGTATCCCGTTCACCGATGGCATCATGCTACGCGTTGCCATGCTGGTTGTTGGCTGGCTGATCTGTGTCGCTTATGTCATGCGCTATGCCAAGATGGTACGTGCCGACAAGACCAAATCGATTGTCTATGACAAGTACGAAGAAAACAAAGCACACTTCCTGGGCAACCAGTCTGGCGAAATGCTGGAGTTCACTACAACCCGTAAAGTTATCCTGGCTATCTTTGCTGCTTCTTTCGGTATTATGATTTACGGTGTGGCCGTTGTGGGTTGGTGGATGGCAGAAATTTCCGCTATGTTCCTGGCCTCAACAATCATCATCGGTTTGATTGCCCGCATGAGCGAAGAAGAGTTCACATCTAGCTTCATCGACGGTGCCCGCGATTTGCTCGGTGTTGCCCTTATTATCGGTATCGCCCGCGGTATCGTGGTAATTATGGACCGCGGTATGATCACTGATACCATCCTGAACTCTGCCGAGCACGCAGTAACCGGCCTG
Coding sequences within:
- a CDS encoding YfcC family protein, which codes for MTTETMKPEEKGGFFANFKFPSAYTILFALIALVALMTWIVPAGQYDRVMNEDLGKEVPVTGTYHAVESNPQGVVDVLLAPIDGFYDHNTYEAAAIDVSLFILVIGGFLGLVTKTGAIDAGIERVTARLQGREELMIPILMALFAAGGTIYGMAEESLPFYTLLVPVMMAARFDPVVAAATVLLGAGIGTLGSTINPFATVIAANAAGIPFTDGIMLRVAMLVVGWLICVAYVMRYAKMVRADKTKSIVYDKYEENKAHFLGNQSGEMLEFTTTRKVILAIFAASFGIMIYGVAVVGWWMAEISAMFLASTIIIGLIARMSEEEFTSSFIDGARDLLGVALIIGIARGIVVIMDRGMITDTILNSAEHAVTGLSSIVFINVMYWLEILLSFLVPSSSGLAVLTMPIMAPLADFAGVGRDLVVTAYQSASGIVNLMTPTSAVVMGGLAIARVPYVRWVKWVAPLLGILTVLIMAMLSVGAML